A window of Daucus carota subsp. sativus chromosome 2, DH1 v3.0, whole genome shotgun sequence genomic DNA:
TGTGGCGCAAGACTTATTGGTGAGAAACAGGACTTGATAAGATCTAGGGGATTGAGAAAATATCTctgtaaaataaaatacttcttCTATGTTCTAATTCTGAGAGCCCTGTCTGCAGATAAGTTACAAGCTATATACCCCTGCATTCATATAAAACCTGTAAAGGCTTCAACAGATCATTCAAAGATTAATACTACAAATCAAGTTCGAGACAGCGATATGAAAGCTAATAGATCAGTGTTTATTACACTATTGGCAATGCACTGTCTGTCAGCTGTAGGTGCTGCGCGAAATCCAGATTTCTTTTACTTCATCCAGCAGGTTGGTAATCTTCATGTATATGTGTACAAATCAACTAGCTCTGTAATTTCTTAGTTCGACAGTTACTTACTTTGTTGATGCTTCTTGATATGAAGTGGCCAGGATCTGTTTTCAACACCAATCGAAACTCTTGTTACCCAACAACAGGAAAACCTGCAGCAGACTTTGTTATTGCTGGAGTCCAGCCTTATTATATTGATGGCTCTTTTCCATCGAACTGCACTACGAAGATCCCCTACAATCACTCTAAGGTAAGCTTTATGTTATGTTTTACGTTTatctttttaaatcttttaatgGGACATGAGCAAAATTGAGACGGACATTATTTGAAATCTGTTGCATATTGACTCAGTTGGATCCCAACTTGTCTATTAGTTGTAGTAACATTTAAATGTTACACTACTGCAACTTATGAACTTGTACTAGTCTGTTTCTTGGTTTACATCTGGCTTGTTCTTTCATAGGTTAGCCTTTAGTATTTTGTATGGTCATGTACTTGTACTACTGAATTTTCAAGATGCACGGCGAAaattgctgtgctcagatctctATAAAACAATAGGCAGGGATAACTGTAGTGTACAAGCGGGGGTCAATGTACTAGTCCAGAATGAGTGGATTGTAGATTCTACATCACCGTTTGATAATTTGATTCCGTTTTTTTTTACTTGATACAAGTccttaattaaatatgaattttgcAAATGAACAGATCAGGGACCTAATAAGCAGAATGCAGAAGAGTTGGCCATCACTATCTTGCCCAAGCAACAATGGCTTCTCACTATGGTCTCTTGAGTGGAAACAACATGGCACGTGCTCAGAGTCTGTTCTCGACCAACATACTTACTTCCAATATGCTTTGAACCTCAAGGATAAAGTGAAGCTCCTCCAAAACCTTCGTAATGCAGGTAGCCTTCTAATAATATCAGCATCAATTGAAAAACATCAAGTCATATAGGCATTTTAACAGTATCTTCTATTGGCAAGGATTCAATTATTTCAATAGCTACCTATACATATGCAACTAATTTGAGAGCACATCTTTCTTTGAACTTATTTTATGGTTGctaaaaaagaacaagaacaataatgAAGTAGAAATTTGTTACAGGGATCAAACCAGATGGGAAATTATATAGCATTGATAGCGTGATGGAAGCTATAAGAGCAGAGATTGGATACTATCCTGGGGTGAAATGCAATTCTGATAAATCTGGACAGATGCAGcttcatcaaatatatatttgtgtggaCACTTCAGCAACAAGATTTATTGAATGTCCTGGACTACCAAATTTCAGATGCACTTCCACCATCAAGTTTGCAACCTTCTAGGCTCTAGGCACGATGTTTATCTGTGCTTCTTGAGTATAAGATCCATTATCATTTATAAGACAAAACACGGGCACCTCTCACTTAGTTTTGTACTTATTCGCAGTCTTCATGCGAATGCTGCTATAACTCATAAAGAAAAATGGTAGATGCTATGAACTTCTATATGTTTTGCATCCGTAAATGTATTTTGGTTTCCATGttcatcttttaaatttttgaatgtGTAAAGTGTATTAATAAACGAGCCGATTTGGAGTTTGAGTTTGAAAGGCAAAGGCTccatgattattattattaaataaaaaatattatatgattacaAAATCCTAATCACTATATAAGTcttttcatattataataatgattataaaaattctactaatattgaagtttttaattataaaatcctaaccactgtataaaaattattttagcatgTTTTTAGGAGTATGAATAAATCAAGAGGCGGTAGAGTCAGTTTAGGAAACCACTTCAGTGCTAGTTTGTTGTGTTTCAGTTTCTTCTTCTTGATCTTGTTTTACCATTTATTGATGTAACGttgattataataaattagtGGTAGAGGCAAGAGTTCTTTTCAGCAGCTGAAGTAAGAAAGATGGAGGCTTTGAGTGTGGACTCGGTAGAGAGCCAAAACAATATCTCAGCTGCTGAAGAAAATTGCCAGGGCACTAGCTTCACCAGGACTTGCTTTAATGGACTAAATGCTCTCACAGGTTTCTTTTCGTGTCTTTAATTCGCCTcgtaaattttcaaatttaattcatGTGCATGATATAGTTCTTGTTTCATCAGGTGTAGGGATATTATCAATTCCATATGCACTTTCTCAAGGAGGGTGGCTATCCTTAATCATCCTTTTCGTCATAGCACTTCTGTGTTTTTATACCGGACTGCTTCTGCGTCGCTGTATGGATTTAAATCCTACTATTAAAACTTACCCTGATATCGGACAAGTGGCCTTTGGAAGCACAGGAAGGGCTCTGATATCAACTTTTATGTATCTTGAATTGTACTTTGTTGCCGTAGAGTTTCTGATTTTAGAAGGTGATAACTTACATAAGCTATTTCCGGATGTAAATTTTCACATTGCTGGAATAAGTATTCCAGGAAAACAAGGCTTTGTTTTACTAGCAGCATTATTAGTATTGCCTACAACCTGGCTAAGGAATTTGGGATTGTTGGCTTATATTTCTGCTAGTGGTGTATTGGCTTCTATTGTTCTGGTATGTTCTGTTTTCTGGGTTGGTGCATTTGATGGCGTGGGATTCGACGAAAAAGGAAGCCTTTGGAACTGGAATGGCCTGGCTACTGCTATAAGCCTGTATACCTTTTGTTATTGTGGACATGCAGTGTTTCCCACCCTCTGCAATTCAATGAAAAATCGCGCTCAATTTCCCAAggtaacatttttttttctttttacctGTTACATTAATTAGAATCATACGCGACATCATTGCATGAGATGAACCAGATGCAGCTAAGTTATACATGAGCACTACAactttaaatttgatttgtgaTAATGTCGTCGTTTTCTTCCTTTCCATGACTCCGGCTGCAGGTGCTGTTGGTCTGTTTTGTTCTAAGCACCATTTGTTATGGTTCAATGGCTGTTCTAGGCTACTTGATGTATGATGGAAGTTTGATGTCTCAAGTGACTCTGAATCTTCCCACTAAAAAGTTAAGCTCAAAAGATGCAATATATATGACGCTCATGAACCCCATCACCAAGTATGCCATTATTGTGTCTCCGATTAACACAGCTATTGAAGCCACATTTCCTTTACTAAAAAGACGTTCAATAAGTCTCTTTATCAGGACAGTTATAGTGTGCAGCACTGTTCTAGTGGCACTAACCATACCATTTTTCGGGTTTGTCATGGCATTGATTGGTGCATTTACAGGTACAAGTGTTTCGATGTTGTTCCCGTCCATATTCTACCTGAAGATCAACAAAGCTGCTAGGAAGTTTGGGGTTGAGTTGGTGATCATTATCTTGATAGTAATGATGGGGGCATCAGTAGCTGTAGTGGGTACCTATACTTCTTTGCGTGATATTGCTAGACATGCACATTCAAATTAAGTATTGTTGATTGGTTTGCCTGAAATTGTTGATTCAAAATCATTTGAGACTGATTAGTGGAGGCAGCATATAAGAACAGTTGAAACTTTACAAGATCATAGCATGGCTTCTTATTTGTTTGAAAAAGAGTGTAGGAGGAAGTCAGAGGTTAAGTTCTCTGTGATGTGTGATAACGAGAATGATTGTAGTTAATCTATCTTTGAAGAAACAAGTTTCTCCAAttgaattttgtttaaatttaatccAAGCTAAGTATAGCATACACAATACGAGATTGCATGAAGATTGTTCATCACAGAAGAGAGTACATAATACATGATCAAGATTCAAGCAACTAGAAATGAAACCTTCCATGCCCTTGGGGAGTGCTTTCTCGTGCTCAGTCAGTAATCCCTTATTTGACCCAAAAATGGATTTGATAGAGCTGAGCCTTCTAATAATATCAGCATCAATTGGAAACCTTCAAGTCGTCAAGGCATTTTAACAGTATCTTCTATTGTCAAGGATTAAATTATTTCAGTCGCTACCTATACATATACAACTAATTTGATCTCTTCCTGAGAGCTCATCTTTCTTTGAACTTGTTTTATGGTTGctaaaaaagaacaagaacaattATGAAGTAGAAATTTGTTAGAGGGATCAAACCAGATGGGAAATTATATAGCATTGATAGCGTGATGGAAGTTGTCAAGGCTCTAGGAATGTTTATCTGTGCTTCTTGAGTATAAGATCGATTGTCATTTATACGACAGAGCGAGGGAACCTCTCAGTTAGTTTTGTACTTATTAGCAGTCTTCATGCGAATGCTGCTATAACTCAAAAAGAAAAATGGTAGATGCTATGTACTATATGTTGCAACTTGCATCCATAATGTATTTTGGTTTCCATgttcatcttttaaaattttaaaaatgtgaaGTGTATTAATAAAGAAGCCGATTTGGAGTTTGTGTTTTAAAGGCAAAGGATCCATGAATACTGAGGGAGTGTAAAAATTGTTAAGAAGTTTAATGAAGATTGAGGGTCTCTGGTGCATGAAATTTGATACTGGACTTTGTATCAGGCCACAGGCTGGGAAATGCAACAGTTGAAAAGGTCCGGTCCTTGACATACGTATGTTAGTAGCATATGTTCAGCggaaaaaaatattgaacaatttaatcttaaatttttaatgtatattcCAGGGGGCGTTACAGCGAAAAAAAGCATTGGACATGAAAGCGGCTAGTGAATCGGAGTGTACATTAATGGGTTTTTTGAATCTGGAGATGAGAAGAGAAGTCCAGGAATACACACTTGACTGGTTTGCGACCTTTCAATGATTGTGAAATTGTTTAGTTATCGAGTATCGACATGGCTACACCCGTGTGAACATCCAGACTCTGCAAATGACATCTGAAGATTGCAAAGTGGATATTCTGGCATCAGTTTCAGATATGCTCTGTTTTATTAACTATTTaaatttggttttatttttctaatcagGGTTGAAATGTGTTCATATCTGATGTCCTAGGTCGTAACTAATCAGATTCAATGGACAATAAATTACTAGTCTGAAGATATTAACCAAATTATTGTTGCGTGAGCCAGAATAACAGATCGATATAACAAATACTCTATCAATGTCATTTGTCCCTGAGTGCATTTGGTAAGGGTTTTTCACAAGAAGAATGGTCCCATGCGGCTCTCTTCAAGTATGAACATTCATCTGTACAAGGAGAGTTAGGTTTTGCCTGCATAATAATGATCATAATTGAGTTGATTTTGTCCCTCAAGTGTGAATGTTTAAGCAGCAGCAAATATAATATGAAAGCATTTGCGTCGCCAAGTTATGTATAGTGTACTATATAACCTATAAGCCTATAGGTTGGTCCAACACATATAATATTGTCGGCGTTGTTCTTCTCAGTTAAGAGGTGGTTGTTTTATGTTAATAAATCCGGTTAAGAGTAATCTCATacaatttgattaattaatcaaataaaggGTGGTTGttttactttcaaaaaaaaaaaagggtgtggttgttttatttcaataaatccAGTTAACAACGATCTCAAATTTAAACCGGGTTAAGAATTgtctgaatttttttattttatgtggtGATTTGGAATGGTTCACGTATTTATCGAAGGGCTATGCTACGTAATCCAACATctgtttctaatttattttttttaaattacgtgataccaattttttttaaaaaattgcgTGATAGAcatatgattatttttaatgGGATGATTGATATAGATTTAGAAATCTCATTATTATTAGTCTGATATAGAACCAATCACACGTTGCCctgaaatttgagaatttttttttcaaaacaaagaggggtgtattggattgagattttaaagcatttttttgcattcttgaaatccgagagtattcgattgggattgtttgaaatccattaaaatcttgaggtattcaattgggattttaaattatgctacaaaatctggtggtattcaatttggattttaaattatgctttaaaattcgagggtattcaattgggattgtttaaaatctattaaaatctgatggtattcaaatgctgatggattttttttcatttcataaaatgatagattttgtggcatttttcaatgtattttaagttttttgaaatcacaccaaaatcaatgggattttgaagcattgtacctaaatccgcgacattttatcaagaatccgcacaaaatcaaaatctcatacaatccattaaaattcataaactaaaaacaatctattaaaattccaATCAAATACACTCGTGAGAGTATATTGGAGAGACCTGACATAATTGATGATTAGGCAACGAGGATATCGGGTTTAAGCTAAATGAGGGATCCTAGCATAACGGCAACGCTAATAATTCAGATAGCGTCAGATACAGCTAATTATTGGAACATAACAACAGTTACTATACGGTTCGCTACGTTGACTgattgaaaaatgaaaacaaatgcATGTTTGTAACGGATACCCTGCTTTGTTCCTCGTACGTGTTAATCACAGCCTAATTGTCCCTATATATCGAATTGTTttcaattacaaattatttaaaataaaattatgaagtaACCAAAAGTACATATAATGGAATGATATTTGATTGATATCTTTTTCAATACATAATTTCAAATACAGAAAGGACAAATATATATACCTCTCAGATTTTCCGGACTAAAATTATCATATCTTCACAAATTTTAACGTATGATATCCTTATCtccatttttttttgtatattccTAATATTAATATCCTTTAGAACTTTATACGTTTTAGTCAATAGGATAGATTTTGAACTGTATTTAATACTACCGTAATCCAAAGAgtataatatttacatattatctCCTTAAAATTGTATAATAACAAAATCTGACGTTAAAAAGTTTGATGCATGATGGATACGCTGAGAAACACCCAAAAAGAGCCTCAATTGCATGATGTTAATGTAACAACTATAGAACTACATAAATGTGTTCACATTTTCCCGTAAGGAATTTCAGACTAATTTAAGATGATGcagatatcattttatttattatcattaaaatctaataatactGGAAGCATATACTTGTATTATTCCGCATACAGGCCTATATAAAGCTCCTAAATTGACACTATCGTTATAATCACCCTCATTTCACTTACAAATCCTTTCTCTACACACATACAGAGTAAAGGATATGGGATCCAGTACTAGAAGCCTGGCAATCAAACTCCTTATGATACAATGCCTAACTGTTGTGTGTTTCTCTCAGGATTTTGATTTCTTCTACTTCGTTCAGCAGGTAACCACTTTTTTTTCATCACCAACATGATTTTATTTACTTGTCTTAcgggggtgtattggattgggattttaaagcatttttttgcattcataaaATCCGAACTTGTCTAATGTTTATAGCTGATGGTTTTGTTGGTGCAGTGGCCTGGATCGTACTGCGATTTGAAACAAAGTTGTTGTTATCCGAGCACAGGGAAGCCGGCTTCAGATTTCGGGATTCATGGATTGTGGCCTAATTATCAGGACGGCTCTTACCCTCAGAACTGTGATCCCGATGCCCCCTTGGATCCTTCCAAGGTATTCATCTCGATTTATTACACTCATCACCTTGTCTTATGCTGTTGTTTTTGTCTTGATGTTTTCTTCATATGCATGGCTGTTGAAAAAGTAAGATCCCGATATTTGTTCCTTAAATTTAGACTTAATTGTGTTATCGTTGCTATTACTGTATATTCTGTTTTAGAATCTTAACATTTGTTGCCAAATTGCATCATAATcgttaattgttttaattttataatttggaGAATTCGCTGACTGTTATTTTGGAattctttaatttttgtattttgaatAACACAATTTTTAACTTGTTTGTATAACGAATTCATTATGTTTTGATACGTAAAGATCTCGGATTTGAAAGGCAATATGCAAAAGGAGTGGCCAACGCTGGCCTGCCCGAGTGGCGATGGCTTGACGTTTTGGGGTCACGAATGGACTAAACACGGAACCTGCTCCGAGTCTGTTCTAGATCAGCACGACTACTTTGCGACGACACTCCACCTCAAGGATCAAGTGAACCTTCTGCAGAGCCTCGAAAGTGCAGGAATTCACCCAGATGGCGGATCCTACAGCTTGGAAAGCATAAAGAGTGCTATCCAACAAGGAACTGGTTATACCCCTTTTATAGAGTGCAATGTCGATGCGTCTGGCAATAGTCAGTTGTACCAGGTTTATCTGTGTCTTGATAATTCTGCCTCCAAACTTATCGAGTGCCCTGTATTTCCTCATGGCAAATGTGGCGCCCAGATCCAGTTTCCAACTTTTTAATCGTTACAACTCAGTTGTCATTGTTATTTGGGGATCTAAACTGATACAACTTTTAGTTCATGTCAATATCAAAGCTGATGATACCCTCatgtaatttgattttatagttaAAAGATCGGCCATGCTTCTGTTAAGTTTGCAGTCCATCATTTTGAATGGACGGTTGGGCACAAATCATATACTATATTTTACCATCTTTCCTTCACTGTCTTTAATATAGAACAAAAAACAACAATCAGGGAGAAATGAAAGATTATGTGCACATAGTTACGGTAAAATGTCTGAATTTAGAATTTATCTTTCGATCAGGAATATAAGAAAGGGGTATCCATATAGAATTTATCATTCGATcaagaaaagaaattaatagaattgaaagttgaagtgcaAGACAAAAGGAGAAACACTGTCCCCGTGCTTTCCTCAGTAAGGTGCATACCACTCCAATGATGTTCTATATCTTGTGTTAAAATAGAACAATGTATAGATTATTCTAAATATAGAACAAAAGATAGATGGAGCTATAATTGCCAACACACCAAAAAGTGAATTAGTGAGGTCCTTAGTGAAAAGTTATCTtgagaaattaaattaatagtTAAAAGAGTGGAGAACCTGGAGAATAAGTTAAATTTGGAACAAGATAGAGTACCAACCAATGGAGACATGTtattttagcatcaaaaatcactttttaacgctaaattatagcaatagctccatctattttagcacaagcattggacttgctctaacttTGTACAACATTCATAATAGTGGATTTGTTGTTTTACTCTCTCTGGAGTAAAAGCCACAGATTATCAAGGACTTGATTGTAAAATGTAAAATCAGTCCTAGCAGTATAGACTCCTAGTATTAATTTATCGC
This region includes:
- the LOC108207028 gene encoding extracellular ribonuclease LE-like, producing MKANRSVFITLLAMHCLSAVGAARNPDFFYFIQQWPGSVFNTNRNSCYPTTGKPAADFVIAGVQPYYIDGSFPSNCTTKIPYNHSKIRDLISRMQKSWPSLSCPSNNGFSLWSLEWKQHGTCSESVLDQHTYFQYALNLKDKVKLLQNLRNAGIKPDGKLYSIDSVMEAIRAEIGYYPGVKCNSDKSGQMQLHQIYICVDTSATRFIECPGLPNFRCTSTIKFATF
- the LOC108207026 gene encoding amino acid transporter AVT1I, with the translated sequence MEALSVDSVESQNNISAAEENCQGTSFTRTCFNGLNALTGVGILSIPYALSQGGWLSLIILFVIALLCFYTGLLLRRCMDLNPTIKTYPDIGQVAFGSTGRALISTFMYLELYFVAVEFLILEGDNLHKLFPDVNFHIAGISIPGKQGFVLLAALLVLPTTWLRNLGLLAYISASGVLASIVLVCSVFWVGAFDGVGFDEKGSLWNWNGLATAISLYTFCYCGHAVFPTLCNSMKNRAQFPKVLLVCFVLSTICYGSMAVLGYLMYDGSLMSQVTLNLPTKKLSSKDAIYMTLMNPITKYAIIVSPINTAIEATFPLLKRRSISLFIRTVIVCSTVLVALTIPFFGFVMALIGAFTGTSVSMLFPSIFYLKINKAARKFGVELVIIILIVMMGASVAVVGTYTSLRDIARHAHSN
- the LOC108209301 gene encoding extracellular ribonuclease LE; its protein translation is MGSSTRSLAIKLLMIQCLTVVCFSQDFDFFYFVQQWPGSYCDLKQSCCYPSTGKPASDFGIHGLWPNYQDGSYPQNCDPDAPLDPSKISDLKGNMQKEWPTLACPSGDGLTFWGHEWTKHGTCSESVLDQHDYFATTLHLKDQVNLLQSLESAGIHPDGGSYSLESIKSAIQQGTGYTPFIECNVDASGNSQLYQVYLCLDNSASKLIECPVFPHGKCGAQIQFPTF